The Gavia stellata isolate bGavSte3 chromosome 1, bGavSte3.hap2, whole genome shotgun sequence genome has a segment encoding these proteins:
- the ARRB1 gene encoding beta-arrestin-1: MGDKGTRVFKKASPNGKLTVYLGKRDFVDHIDVVDPVDGVVLVDPEYLKERKVFVTLTCAFRYGREDLDVLGLTFRKDLFVANAQAFPPVPEEKKPLTRLQERLIKKLGEHAYPFTFEIPPNLPCSVTLQPGPEDTGKACGVDYEVKAFCAENLEEKIHKRNSVRLVIRKVQYAPERPGPQPMAETTRQFLMSDKPLHLEASLDKEIYYHGEPISVNVHVTNNTNKTVKKIKISVRQYADICLFNTAQYKCPVAVEDADDMVAPSSTFCKVYTLTPFLANNREKRGLALDGKLKHEDTNLASSTLLRDGANKEILGIIVSYKVKVKLVVSRGGLLGDLASSDVAVELPFTLMHPKPKEEPAHRDVPENEAPIDTNLIELDTNDDDIVFEDFARQRLKGMKDDKEDEEERTNSPQLNDR, translated from the exons ATGGGAGACAAAGGCACCCG GGTGTTTAAGAAAGCCAGTCCCAACGGGAAG CTCACCGTCTACCTGGGGAAGAGGGATTTCGTGGACCACATCGACGTGGTCGACCCCGTGG ACGGAGTGGTGCTGGTGGATCCCGAGTAcctgaaggagagaaaag TCTTCGTGACGTTGACCTGCGCCTTCCGCTACGGCCGCGAGGACCTGGACGTGCTGGGACTGACCTTCCGCAAGGACCTCTTCGTGGCCAACGCCCAGGCCTTCCCCCCTGTCCCCGAGGAGAAGAAGCCCCTGACGCGGCTGCAGGAGCGGCTGATCAAGAAGCTGGGCGAGCATGCTTACCCCTTCACCTTCGAG ATCCCCCCCAACTTGCCTTGCTCCGTCACGCTGCAGCCGGGTCCGGAGGACACGGGGAAG GCCTGCGGTGTGGACTATGAGGTCAAAGCTTTCTGTGCGGAGAACCTGGAGGAGAAAATCCACAAGAG GAACTCGGTGCGCCTGGTGATCCGTAAGGTCCAGTACGCACCGGAGCGACCCGGCCCCCAGCCCATGGCCGAGACCACCCGGCAGTTCCTCATGTCAGACAAACCGCTGCACCTCGAGGCGTCCTTGGACAAGGAG ATCTACTACCACGGAGAGCCCATCAGCGTCAACGTCCATGTCACCAACAACACCAACAAGACGGTGAAGAAGATCAAAATCTCAG TGCGCCAGTACGCCGACATCTGCCTCTTCAACACCGCCCAGTACAAGTGCCCGGTGGCCGTGGAGGACGCCGA CGACATGGTGGCCCCGAGCTCGACGTTCTGCAAAGTCTACACCCTGACCCCCTTCCTCGCCAACAACCGGGAGAAGCGGGGGCTGGCGCTGGACGGCAAGCTCAAGCACGAGGACACCAACCTGGCCTCCAGCACGCT GTTAAGAGACGGAGCCAACAAGGAGATCCTGGGCATTATCGTCTCCTACAAGGTGAAGGTGAAGCTGGTGGTGTCCCGAGGAGG CCTGCTGGGAGACCTCGCCTCCAG CGACGTCGCAGTAGAGCTGCCCTTCACGCTGATGCATCCCAAACCCAAAGAGGAACCGGCACACCGGGACG TTCCAGAGAACGAAGCGCCCATAGATACAAATCTGATAGAGCTTGACACAAA TGACGATGACATCGTCTTCGAAGACTTCGCCCGCCAGCGACTCAAAGGCATGAAGGACGACaaggaggacgaggaggagcGGACAAACTCCCCGCAGCTCAACGACAGATAA